The Deltaproteobacteria bacterium genomic sequence TATTGGGTCCCGCCGCCGCGAGCTTGGCATATTCAAACCCCGGCGCGAGCGTCATCCACGTCGTCGGCGCCGCAATCGCCGGCGTGATACGGAGACAGAAGAGGCAGAGGATGAGTGCTCGAAGGCGCATATGTTAAGGGGTGACTGGTGGCTAGTGGCTGGTGATACGTGGTCCGTTCCCCAGTCACCAGCCACCAGTCACCAGTCACGATTCACCGCACATCCACCACCGCTCCGTCTTGCAGCCCTTCCGCCCCTTTGACGACCACTAAATCGCCGCTGTGCACGCCGCTGGCCAGCGTGGCTTCTTCGTCGTCGATCCCTTTCACGACGACCGGCTGCAGCCGGGCGACGCCGCTTTGGATGATATAGACATGGGGTCGCCCGTTTTTCAACGTGAGCGCTGAGGCCGGGACGAGAAAAATATCGTGGACCTTGGTCGTGCGGAAATCCGCGAACGCGCGCATTCCGATTTTCAGCGCCGCGAGTGGATTGGGCAGCGCCGCCCAAACGGCGAATGTGGAGCCCGGCATTTCCAGGCTGGGCCCGACGAAGCGGACGGTGGCCTCGAAAGTCTCTCCGGGAAGTTCTTCGATCCGAATTCGGACCGAGTCGCCAGGCGCGATCGATCCGGCTTCGTCGGCCGTGAGATGGAATTGCGCGAGCAGCGGATCCGGCGCGACGATTTCCAGCGCCGGCACGCCGGCGGCGAGGTTTTGGCCGACGCTCGCGCCGCGCCGCACCACCATCCCGCCGATTGGACTCGAGACGGTGCCCGCGGCCAGTTCCTGTTCCAACGCGGCGATCTCTGCGTCGGTGCGTTCGGCGCGCGCCGCACTCAGTTCGACCTCTTTCTCCACGCCGGCGTACTGCAGATCGTCCATTTTTTTCTCGTCCCGCAACTTGTCCCGATTCTCCAACAAATAGCGGTTCCGGTCGAATTCGGCCGCCGCCTCGCGGCGCGTCGCGCGCAATTGTGCCAACGCCGATTGGCGCGTGCTCAGATCGAGACTCACGATGGGATCGCCTTTATTGACGACGTCCCCTTCGGTCACAAATATTTTTTCGATGCGCACTTCGCGAGGAAAAGAAATTTCCGCGCGGTCACTGGCCGCCAACGTGGCCGGAGCGGTAATTTGCGGACTGGCCTGGCGCGATTCCACGGTGGCGACGACGACCGATTGCCCGATCCCGTGTCCTTTGAACAGACGACCGCACGCCGCCGTCCCCACGGCCACACTCAACACCATGCAGAGCCCCCGCTGCATGGGCCGGTCATAGAGGGTCGAGCGAGTGGGGTCAAGGGGGAGAGGGGGCTTTTGTGCTTACCGTGTGGATGGCGACGTGCGTGACGCCGGGAGGGTTGTTCCGGCCGGCATCGATTCGGTATTGGCAGGAGTGATGGCGCGTTCCATCGGCTGCGTCGCCAGTGGCGATGGGTCGATGGCGCCGCACAGCCGCGTGTTGAGCGGGGCGCCAAGAGTGCCCGCGGCGCAGCGTTCCACACGCGTGGGAGCGTTGCCGCCGCCGCATTTGGAGCAATCGCAGGCGTTGTGGCCGTCGGGTGAGGGGATGTCGGTCGGGGCTTGCTCGTTGCAGCAGATCGGGCAGTCGGAGTTTGTCCCGCCTGCGTCTCCGCTGGTCCCGCCGTTTCCCGCGTTCGCGCTGGTTCCCTCGGCACGATCCCCACCCTCACCTGGATTGCAACCACAGGTCATCGGTCCACTGGGCGTCGGAAGCGGCATCCCAGGCGTCATGATGGGTGCTTGCTTGCCGGCGTTTTGCAGTGCGCAGGAGGCAACGGGATCGATCAGCGGCGCCTTAGCGGCGAAGCACCCATACGTGATCGTCGCGACGGCCTGACGGCACCAATTGGCGGTCTCTGCATCGGGCGTTGGTGAAAACGTGCCGAGCAGTCCGACTTCCGCGTGTCCGAAGCCGACGCCCTCGCCCCCGACATGCACGCTCCCCGAATGATACACGCCGAGACCGAGTTCTCCGCCGACGTTTTTGGTGATCCCGCCGCCGCCTCCATACGTCCCGTCGGGATTTTTTCCACCCCATCCGCCGATGGTCGATCCTCCTTTGGTCGTGTACCAAATTTCGCCACGCTGCTTGTTCTTGCCGTTCGGATTTTCCGGAGGCTTCGGCGTTGATCCCGGCGGGAGCGGGATCTCCACAGGGGGCGCCTCGATCGGTTTCCCCACCCCCTGATTCGGTGTGGTGTAGTCGTTTGGATCTTCCGCCGTCGCAGGAGGCGCTGCTTGATTGCCGCCTTCCGGTTTTTCAGGCTTGGCGGTCTGTTCGCGAGGAGCCGCGCCCGGATCCTCGGCACTCGTTCCCGGCGCTGTGCTTGGAGCCTCTGCTGCCTGCTCGTTCGGTGTCGCCGCCCCGCCGAACAGCTTCGTGGGATCCACAGTCAGGCATTTGGCAGAAAGCGCCTCCATCCCTTCCACGCCCTTGGTGAGTGGCGGTTGTCCGGAGACTGTGCCGTTGCTTGCGCGTCCGGGCGTATATTCCTCGCCCGGCGGTTGCAATTGGCCGAAGTCGCAAAAAGGGTTCACCGCGCCGCTTTCCGGGCACGCACCGGGCTCCGCAATGTTCATCATCGGCTGAGTGAGCGGGCCGCCGCTCAGTGCCGCAGTCTTGTCGAGCATGGCCGCAAACGTCGCGGGACCGGTGTCTTCCATGGCTTCGATCATGGAGCGTTCCGCCAGACACCACCACCCCACGACGGCCGGTGTCGGTGTCTGGAGGGTATTCAGCTGCGCGGGGAGGGAAAGGGTCGAGCCGATCTGTTGCGCGGTGAACGTCTGTTGTAGCGTATTACATTGCTGTAAGGTCATCGTGATCGATTGCGCGCAGGTCTCCGTGAGTCCGTTGGGGCAAAGGTGGGTGGCCATTTGGGAACGAATCAGCTGCTCGTTGGTCGGCGGCGTAGGGTCCGCCGCCCCGTACAGCCACTGCCAGGCCAAGTTCCGTGTCGCCGCAGGGCGCGCCGCAGTCAGCCCAAGGCACAGCAACAGCAAAGAACCACGAAGACGAGTCCAGACCATACCCAAAGAATTATCGGTGATTCGTTGTCGGGTGTCGAGATTTCTCTCGAGCCGTTGCACCATCTTGACACGCGCGGCGAAACTTATCATATACGGCGCCCATGATTGAGGTCCGGAATATTGCGAAGGCGTTCGGTGCGATTCGGGCGGTGCAGGATATCTCGTGTACCATCCAACGCGGCGAAGTGGTCGGATTGCTCGGGCCCAACGGCGCCGGCAAATCCACGACCATGCGCATGATGACGGGCTATTTGCAGCCGGACGCCGGGGTCGTGCGGATCGGCGGGATCGACGTGGCCACCGATCCGCTCGGCGCGCGCGCCTTGATCGGCTATCTCCCGGAGAGTGCGCCGTTGTATCACGACATGGAAGTGACCGATTTTCTCGACTACATCGCAGCGCTACGCAAACTCGCCGCCCCGGTGCGGCGGGAACGGATCCGCGAGATGGTCGAACTGTGCGGGCTGAAGAGCGTGGTCGGGCGACCGATCGCGGAATTATCGAAGGGATATCGCCAACGCGTCGGCTTGGCCGCCGCGATGCTCCCCCACCCGCCGGTCCTGATCCTCGACGAACCGACCACCGGCCTCGATCCGAATCAAATTCAGGAAATCCGCGACGTGATCCGCAACATCGGCCGCGAACGCACGGTCGTACTCAGCACGCATATCATGCAGGAAGTCGAAGCGGTCTGTAGTCGCGCGCTGATCATCCATCGCGGCCAATTGGCCGGCGAAGGAAGTCTGGCCGAATTAGTGAACCAACAATCGGGGCAAGTCCGGTTCGCGATGCTCGTGAATGCGGCGGAAGGGATGTTGCGGGAGCGCGCGCGCCAATTCAATCAGGGGAGTCTCGTGACGTGTCGTCGGCTGGACGGCGAATGGCATGAAGCGGTGTTCACGGCGCACGGCGGTGTGGCGGGCGAGGATCTGTTTCAATGGGTGGTCGCGAACGGCTGGCGATTGCGGGAATTGCGGCGCGAGGCGGTCAGTCTGGAAGACGTCTTCCGGGAGTTGACACGGCAATGAACACGGTGCTCACCATCGCACGGCGGGAGTGGCTCGCGTATTTTCGCTCGCCGATCGCGTATGTTTTTTTGGTCACGTATTTAGCGCTGACCGCCTTTCTCTTCTTCCGCAGTTTTTTCCTGATCGGCGAAGCGGAACTGCGCCCGTTCTTCATGCTGATGCCGTGGATCTTCCTCTTTTATGTCCCGGCCGTGGCGATGGGGAAGTGGGCGGAAGAGCGGAAACAAGGGACGTTGGAACTCCTGCTCACGTTGCCGGTCGCGGATCGGGACGTGGTGTTGGGCAAATTTTTCGCCGGACTCGGCTTAATCGCCGCCGCGCTGCTGTGCACCTTCCCAATGACCTTCACGGTCTCGTTGCTCGGGACGCTCGATTGGGGCGCAGTCTGTGGGGCCTACCTCGGGCTGCTCTGCCTCGGTGGCGCGTATTTAGCGGTCGGGCTGGTCGTCTCGAGCCTCACGCAAAACCAGATCGTCGCGTTCATCATCGCGGTCGTGGCCTGTTTCTTGTTGCTCGTGATCGGCGAACCGATCTTCACCGTGGCCATGCCGCAGGGCGTGGTCCCGTTTTTCCAATATTTGGGCCTGGGGTATCATTTCGAATCGATCGGCCGCGGCGTGATCGACACCCGCGACGTGGTCTATTACGTCTCGCTGATCGGATTCTTTTTGTGGGTGAATTGGCAAATCATTTTGAAGCGTAGATAACGATTATGAAACGATCGGCTCCTATTAGCGGTGTGGCGATTGTCCTGACGCTGCTCGTGGTCAATTTCTTGGCGAGTAGGCATTTCGCGCGACTCGATCTGACCGCGAATCGCGAATATACGCTGGCTGCGGCCACGAAAGAGACGCTGCGCGGTTTGCAAGACGTGATCACGATCCGCGAATATTTCAGCCGGGATCTGCCGCCGCAGCTGACGTCGATCAAGCGCGGTGTTACGGACATTCTCGGCGAATACCAACGCTATGGCGCGGAGAATATCCAAGTCGAAGTCCTCGATCCGCAGGCCAATCCGCAGACCGAACGCGAAGTGATGATCCTCGGGATCAACCCGCTGGAAGTGAATGTGGTCAAGAAAGACAAGCAGGAATTGGCGCGCGTCTTCATGGGCCTCGTGTTGTTGTACGGCGACGACAAAGAAATCATTCAAATCGACCCGCGCGAGCCGACGCGTCATTTGGAAGAATGGCTGACCGGCGGGATCGTGAAGCTGACGCGGGACAAACAACCGAAGATCGGTTGGGCGGCGCCGACCACGCGGCCGGAAGGCTCCGGATTCAACATCGCGCGTAAGTTCTTAGAAGAACGCTACGGCGTGGAGAACATCGACGCCAAGTCGCCGCAACTCGACCCGACGAAACTCGACGCGGTCGTGCTGGTCTCTCCGCAAGACGCGACGCCGGAGCTGCCGTACGCGCTCGATCAATATCTCGGCGCCGGCGGAAAAGTCGTGTTGTTCCTCGACCGCGTGCAAGTCGAAGAACGCGGCTTTAGCGGGACCAAGCAGGCGTCCGGATTGGAACCGCTCTTGGAGGCCTATGGCGTGCAGAGCACCGGCAAGCTCGTCGCCGATGCCTCGGCGAATTATGCCTCGTTCCAATCGCAGATGTTATCGCAGATGTTCACGTACACCGTGCCGTATCCCTTTTGGCCGGCATTGCGCGGCGCCGGCCTGGACCGCGAGCATCCGGTCGTGAGCAAATTGGAACTCTTGACGTTGCCGTGGGCGACTGCGCTCGAAGTAGCGGCGACCGTCCCGGCGGGGCTGACGGCGAAGGTGTTGGCGCGGACTTCACCGAAGAGCGGGTTGTTGGCGGGCGAGCCGCCGTACACGCTCGATCCGGAGTCAGCCGCCGGCGCGATTCCGGCCAATCCCGGCGCCGGGTTCCCATTGATTGTCGCCGTGGATGGCCAATTTCCGGATGCGTTCGCGGCCGGAGGATTGGCACGACCGGTCTCTGCGGAAGGAAAACCCGCACTGCCGCGCGGGACGACGCCGGGCCGCCTGATTGTGATCGGGACCGCGCATTTGTTGGAAGATCGTTTCGTCGGACAGCGCCAATTCGCCGAAGGTGTCGCGTTTTTTGCCAACGTGATCGATCACTGCACGATCGGCGACGCGTTGATCGGGATCCGTTCTCGTCCCGTCACCGCGCGACCGATCAGCCGCGATTTTTCCGAAGCGGATCGCGCGCTGATTCGCTATGCGAACTTGATCGGCGTGCCGTTGTTAGTGGTCGGCGCCGGGTTGTTCTGCCTGGCGCTGCGCCGCAAACGCTGGGCCGCGCTGCGCGCCGTGTACGGGCAATAACGTATGCAACTCAAACATCGTCCTTATTGGTACCTCCTCTTCGCGATCGCATTCGCCGGCGTGGTCCTCTGGATCGAACGGCCGGATCGGGAATCGATTCGTGTCGCGGAGTCGCAGCCACTATTCGCCGGGTTGCAGTCTGAACAGATCGCGCGGATCGAGATCGAGCAACTGCTGGATGGCGTACAGTTGGTCCGCGACGGGACGCAATGGATGATCCGCCCGTTGACGTCGACGTTGAAGGCCTCGGTGACCGAGGCGGAGGCGCAGCCGACTGCGGATGCCCCGGAGACTGTGTCGGCCGCGCCGGCGTCGCCAGCCGACGCGACGCTGATTGCATCGGCGTTGGAGACGTTGACGAAACTCGAAGTCGGCGGCGTAGCGAGCCGGAATCCGGACGCGCACGACAAATTGCAAGTCGGAAAACTGGCGCTGCAAGTGCGCGCGTTCGACGCCGCAGGCAAGGCGTTGGCCTCGCTGCGGATCGGCGGCCAAGGCCCCGATTTCCTGAGCAGCTACGTGCGCGCCGGCGACGCGCCGAATGTCTATTTGGTTCGCCAACAATTGCGCAGCCATTTCCCGACCCGCTTGGCGCCATGGCGCGATAAAGTGATTTGGAAGCTCGACCCGGATCTAATCACGTCCGTGCAACTCGACCGCAAGACCGGCAACTTGGCGATCGCGAAACAGCCCGATGGCTTATTCGCGCGCAGCGATGTCGCCACGCCAACTCCGCTGGATGCGGCGAAATTGCGGGAGTGGTTCAGCGGCTGGACCGGACTCAATGCCGTCGAGATCGCGGAAACTGCGGATCCGAAAACCACCGGTCTCGACGACACGAAAGATCGTTTGATTGTCAAATTGCAAGATGGGACCGAACGGATGCTGTTGCTCGGTAAAGCGGCCACGCACGGCTCCTACTTCGCGAAGCTAGCCGACCGCGATACCGTGTTCGTGTTGCCGACGACTTTCCAATCCGTGATGACCGCCGACGTCGCCCAATGGGTCCCAGCCGCCGAACCGCCCGCTTCCACCGCCGAGTCGTCTGCGCCGGTTGCGGAATAACGCACTGCCTTGCCGTTATCTCTACGGATCCACGACCGGCAGCCAGCGGTCCAATTCGCCGAGGCGGTCTTCCACTGGGGGCTGGCAAGTATACTCCGTCGTCCGGTGAGCGCGACGGTGGCGGACGCGGATGCCGCGCTGTTGCTCCGGCCGCTCGCCCTCGCCGTTGTAATCGGAAAAGAGTTCGTACGTGTAATCGCCGTTGTCGAACGCGACCGTGAGATACGTCACTTGATACCGCGTATAGCGCGAAAGTCGGAAATGGGCCGACGGCGTTCCGTGGGCAGTGGGAAACGTGAGTTCCAAATGTCCCAACTTGCCGAAGCGATATTGCAACGCCGTCAGCGATTCCCGCTGCCGCGTGCCACAGAGCGCCACGACCTTTCCGCTCCCGACGATCGTGCAACTGAAATACGTCGCCTCCGGCGGACGGCACCAGGTATCGACACTGGCGGCGTGGAGTAGTGAGGGCGGGAGCGACAAGCAAAATGCCAGTGTCAGGTTACGCATGTTCCCTCTTACGAGCCGATGCGTTTGCAGTGGCATCGGCGTGTCCCCACGCCCGATACCCATACATGCACAATCCGCACGCCACCACGCCGGTTGTGCCGCAG encodes the following:
- a CDS encoding efflux RND transporter periplasmic adaptor subunit translates to MQRGLCMVLSVAVGTAACGRLFKGHGIGQSVVVATVESRQASPQITAPATLAASDRAEISFPREVRIEKIFVTEGDVVNKGDPIVSLDLSTRQSALAQLRATRREAAAEFDRNRYLLENRDKLRDEKKMDDLQYAGVEKEVELSAARAERTDAEIAALEQELAAGTVSSPIGGMVVRRGASVGQNLAAGVPALEIVAPDPLLAQFHLTADEAGSIAPGDSVRIRIEELPGETFEATVRFVGPSLEMPGSTFAVWAALPNPLAALKIGMRAFADFRTTKVHDIFLVPASALTLKNGRPHVYIIQSGVARLQPVVVKGIDDEEATLASGVHSGDLVVVKGAEGLQDGAVVDVR
- a CDS encoding ATP-binding cassette domain-containing protein, which codes for MIEVRNIAKAFGAIRAVQDISCTIQRGEVVGLLGPNGAGKSTTMRMMTGYLQPDAGVVRIGGIDVATDPLGARALIGYLPESAPLYHDMEVTDFLDYIAALRKLAAPVRRERIREMVELCGLKSVVGRPIAELSKGYRQRVGLAAAMLPHPPVLILDEPTTGLDPNQIQEIRDVIRNIGRERTVVLSTHIMQEVEAVCSRALIIHRGQLAGEGSLAELVNQQSGQVRFAMLVNAAEGMLRERARQFNQGSLVTCRRLDGEWHEAVFTAHGGVAGEDLFQWVVANGWRLRELRREAVSLEDVFRELTRQ
- a CDS encoding ABC transporter permease subunit; this encodes MNTVLTIARREWLAYFRSPIAYVFLVTYLALTAFLFFRSFFLIGEAELRPFFMLMPWIFLFYVPAVAMGKWAEERKQGTLELLLTLPVADRDVVLGKFFAGLGLIAAALLCTFPMTFTVSLLGTLDWGAVCGAYLGLLCLGGAYLAVGLVVSSLTQNQIVAFIIAVVACFLLLVIGEPIFTVAMPQGVVPFFQYLGLGYHFESIGRGVIDTRDVVYYVSLIGFFLWVNWQIILKRR
- a CDS encoding GldG family protein, with product MKRSAPISGVAIVLTLLVVNFLASRHFARLDLTANREYTLAAATKETLRGLQDVITIREYFSRDLPPQLTSIKRGVTDILGEYQRYGAENIQVEVLDPQANPQTEREVMILGINPLEVNVVKKDKQELARVFMGLVLLYGDDKEIIQIDPREPTRHLEEWLTGGIVKLTRDKQPKIGWAAPTTRPEGSGFNIARKFLEERYGVENIDAKSPQLDPTKLDAVVLVSPQDATPELPYALDQYLGAGGKVVLFLDRVQVEERGFSGTKQASGLEPLLEAYGVQSTGKLVADASANYASFQSQMLSQMFTYTVPYPFWPALRGAGLDREHPVVSKLELLTLPWATALEVAATVPAGLTAKVLARTSPKSGLLAGEPPYTLDPESAAGAIPANPGAGFPLIVAVDGQFPDAFAAGGLARPVSAEGKPALPRGTTPGRLIVIGTAHLLEDRFVGQRQFAEGVAFFANVIDHCTIGDALIGIRSRPVTARPISRDFSEADRALIRYANLIGVPLLVVGAGLFCLALRRKRWAALRAVYGQ
- a CDS encoding DUF4340 domain-containing protein; translated protein: MQLKHRPYWYLLFAIAFAGVVLWIERPDRESIRVAESQPLFAGLQSEQIARIEIEQLLDGVQLVRDGTQWMIRPLTSTLKASVTEAEAQPTADAPETVSAAPASPADATLIASALETLTKLEVGGVASRNPDAHDKLQVGKLALQVRAFDAAGKALASLRIGGQGPDFLSSYVRAGDAPNVYLVRQQLRSHFPTRLAPWRDKVIWKLDPDLITSVQLDRKTGNLAIAKQPDGLFARSDVATPTPLDAAKLREWFSGWTGLNAVEIAETADPKTTGLDDTKDRLIVKLQDGTERMLLLGKAATHGSYFAKLADRDTVFVLPTTFQSVMTADVAQWVPAAEPPASTAESSAPVAE